A stretch of DNA from Thermococcus sp. Bubb.Bath:
GAGGGAATCCCAGCTCCATGGAAAGCTCGCTTATTGACTTGGGCCCATCCTCAAGGGCATGGAGGATAGCCAGGGCTTTATCGTTGGTTATAATCTGAGCAAGCACCCTGGCAGTTTCGTCGTTTATGTCAATGACCCGCTTCTCCCCCAAGAATCCCACCTAAGGGAAGTAAGAGAGCATCCTATTAAAAGTTTCCAAAGCTTCAAAGAGAATTGCAGTGAACGGAAAACGGGGGCTCAAATGAGAGTAAAAGGAAAGGGATTAAACCCCTCTTATTCACGGCTTCTCAAGGAGTATCTCAATGGTCGAGGTGTTGGCGGTTCTTCCGTCGGCAGTCGGAAGCTCCTCGGTGCCGATCTTGATCTCCTTAACCCTGACCTCTGGGAGGAACCTGTTCCTGACGATCTCAGCGACGTCAACGGCCCTGCTGATAGCCCTACCGCGAGCCTTCACGGTGACCTCCTTGGCACCCTCGTTGAACTGGGTGATAACGGCCAGGACGTAGTTCATAACCGGCTTCTTTCCAATGTAGACAACGTGCTCCTCAGCCATTTCTGGCACCTCCGAAGTTTTGTCGTTAGGCTATCGCCGGGAGGGGGTTAAATACTTTTCGGTAGTTCGGTAGCGTTATTGGACACTCCTGTGGCTCCAACGCCAGAATCTAATATCCAAACATGTACCTACATATTAATGTTAAGCAAAAGCTTTTAATGTCGTTAAATTGCCATATACATGGTGATAAAATGGCCGTTCATCCGATCGACTACCGCTACGGGAGCGAGGAGATGCGTCGGATATGGGACGAAGAGAACAAACTTCAGAAACTCCTCGACGTTGAGGCGGCCCTGGCTAGGGCGCACGCGAAGGTCGGCAACATCCCCAAGCAGAGTGCGCGCGTAATCTCAGAGAAAGCGAACACGAAGTGGGTGAAGCTTGAGAGGGTCAAGGAGATCGAGGCGGAGATACACCACGACATAATGGCCGTAGTCAAGGCGTTAAGCGAGGTCTGCGGCGAGCACGGGAAGTACGTTCACCTCGGTGCAACATCAAACGACATTATAGACACCGCTAACGCGCTCCTCATAAGGGAGAGTCTTGCGATAGTCGAGAGAGACCTTAAGGAGCTCCGCTCAGTCCTCAAGAAGCTCGCGAAGGAGCACAAGTACACCGTCTGCATCGGGAGGACGCACGGTCAGCACGCGGTACCAACAACCTACGGCATGAAGTTTGCGATATGGCTGGACGAGGTGCAGAGGCACATAGACAGGCTCAACCAGCTCAAGGAAAGGGTTCTCGTTGGCCAGATGAGCGGAGCGGTTGGAACAATGGCGAGCTTCGGGGAGAAGGGACTTGAAATACAGAAGTTAGTCATGGAAGACCTTGGCCTCAAACCGGTGAGAATAAGCAACCAGATAATACAGAGGGACGTTTATGCAGAGCTCATGATGGTTCTTGCCTTAATAGCCTCGACCCTCGACAAGGTCGCCCTGGAGATTAGAAACCTCCAGAGGACGGAAATCCTTGAGGTCAGCGAGCCCTTTGGTAAGAAGCAGGTGGGCTCGTCAACGATGCCTCATAAGAGGAACCCCATAGGGAGTGAGAAGGTAAGTGGCTTAGCGAGGGTTCTCTACTCCAACGTGGTTCCGGCTCTGCTGAACAACCCCCTCTGGCATGAGAGGGACCTCACAAACTCCTCGGTCGAGCGCGTAATCCTCCCCGAGAGCTTTGTCCTTCTCGACGAGATGTTGAAGACCACGATAAAGGTGCTCTCGGGCCTTGAGTTCTTCCCCGAGAACATTAAGAGGAACCTCTATTTGACAAACAACCTCATAATAGCCGAGCCGTTGATGCTGAAGCTGACGGAGAAGGGCATGGGAAGGCAGGAAGCGCACGAACTCGTTAGACAGCTTGCCATGAAGGCGTTCTACGAAAAGGGAGACCTGCTTGAGGTTGTTAGAAAA
This window harbors:
- the albA gene encoding DNA-binding protein Alba, yielding MAEEHVVYIGKKPVMNYVLAVITQFNEGAKEVTVKARGRAISRAVDVAEIVRNRFLPEVRVKEIKIGTEELPTADGRTANTSTIEILLEKP
- the purB gene encoding adenylosuccinate lyase, translating into MAVHPIDYRYGSEEMRRIWDEENKLQKLLDVEAALARAHAKVGNIPKQSARVISEKANTKWVKLERVKEIEAEIHHDIMAVVKALSEVCGEHGKYVHLGATSNDIIDTANALLIRESLAIVERDLKELRSVLKKLAKEHKYTVCIGRTHGQHAVPTTYGMKFAIWLDEVQRHIDRLNQLKERVLVGQMSGAVGTMASFGEKGLEIQKLVMEDLGLKPVRISNQIIQRDVYAELMMVLALIASTLDKVALEIRNLQRTEILEVSEPFGKKQVGSSTMPHKRNPIGSEKVSGLARVLYSNVVPALLNNPLWHERDLTNSSVERVILPESFVLLDEMLKTTIKVLSGLEFFPENIKRNLYLTNNLIIAEPLMLKLTEKGMGRQEAHELVRQLAMKAFYEKGDLLEVVRKSEEAMKYLSEDDLESLKPENYIGLAPQIVDNVTAFIEEKER